From a single Brassica napus cultivar Da-Ae chromosome C9, Da-Ae, whole genome shotgun sequence genomic region:
- the LOC106371934 gene encoding probable receptor-like protein kinase At5g18500 isoform X2 translates to MGSGLNDALSRKYSGLELWEIIVIVLSAIFVLVLAISLWLSFRRRNSRSSSSNQIPVSHQLPPTVSEEIKEIRVDEVSSSNGGGGNGYPSISEKFGHKEPEKGIVVESENGDSSRSGSFNHLEKKDGSSVSSANPMTAPSPLSGLPEFSHLGWGHWFTLRDLQMATNQFSRDNIIGDGGYGVVYRGNLVNGSPVAVKKLLNNLGQADKDFRVEVEAIGHVRHKNLVRLLGYCMEGTQRMLVYEYVNNGNLEQWLRGDNQNHEYLTWEARLKILIGTAKALAYLHEAIEPKVVHRDIKSSNILIDDKFNSKISDFGLAKLLGADKSFITTRVMGTFGYVAPEYANSGLLNEKSDVYSFGVVLLEAITGRYPVDYARPPPEVHLVEWLKMMVQQRRSEEVIDPNLNTKPSTSALKRTLLTALRCVDPMSEKRPRMSQVARMLESEEYPIPREV, encoded by the exons ATGGGATCTGGTTTAAACGATGCATTATCTAGGAAGTACAGCGGTTTGGAGCTCTGGGAGATCATAGTGATTGTTCTCTCTGCAATATTCGTTTTAGTGTTAGCTATATCGTTATGGCTTAGTTTCAGAAGAAGAAACtctagatcttcttcttctaatcAGATCCCTGTTAGCCACCAGCTTCCTCCTACTGTCTCCGaagagattaaagagattagagtCGACGAGGTTTCCTCAAGCAACGGTGGTGGTGGCAATGGATATCCTTCCATTAGTGAGAAGTTTGGGCACAAAGAACCTGAAAAAGGGATAGTAGTGGAGTCAGAGAATGGTGATAGTAGCAGGTCAGGCTCGTTTAATCACTTGGAGAAGAAAGATGGATCAAGCGTGTCTTCTGCTAATCCTATGACGGCTCCGTCTCCTTTATCTGGCCTTCCTGAGTTTTCTCACCTCGGATGGGGGCATTGGTTTACTCTCAGAGATCTTCAGATGGCTACGAACCAGTTCTCGAGGGATAATATAATTGGTGATGGTGGGTATGGAGTTGTGTACCGTGGTAACCTTGTTAATGGTTCTCCTGTTGCCGTCAAAAAGTTGCTCAACAATCT AGGACAAGCTGACAAAGACTTCAGAGTAGAGGTTGAAGCTATAGGTCATGTTCGCCACAAGAACTTGGTCCGTCTTCTTGGATATTGCATGGAAGGAACGCAGAG GATGCTGGTGTATGAGTATGTTAACAACGGAAACTTGGAGCAATGGCTACGTGGAGACAATCAAAACCACGAGTATCTAACTTGGGAGGCACGGTTAAAGATTCTTATTGGAACAGCCAAAGC GCTTGCTTACCTTCACGAGGCGATTGAGCCAAAAGTGGTGCACAGAGACATAAAGTCAAGCAACATTCTGATTGATGACAAATTCAATTCTAAAATTTCTGACTTTGGACTTGCCAAGCTGCTTGGTGCTGATAAAAGTTTTATAACTACTAGAGTTATGGGTACCTTTGG tTATGTAGCTCCAGAGTATGCGAACTCTGGTCTTCTGAATGAGAAAAGTGATGTCTATAGCTTTGGTGTTGTACTATTGGAAGCTATAACTGGTAGATATCCTGTAGACTATGCTCGCCCACCACCTGAG GTACATTTGGTGGAATGGCTGAAGATGATGGTCCAACAGAGACGTTCAGAAGAAGTGATTGACCCAAACCTCAACACGAAACCATCTACCAGTGCCTTGAAAAGAACACTCTTGACTGCTTTGAGATGTGTTGATCCAATGTCTGAGAAACGACCAAGGATGAGCCAAGTTGCACGTATGCTTGAATCAGAGGAGTACCCAATTCCTAGGGAGGTATGA
- the LOC125592748 gene encoding uncharacterized protein LOC125592748 yields MANALRYSYLRGPGAIDSDDHRPLKKRFVVGHQQAPQQAPQAPQQAPRQQALQQAPRQQARQQAPAQEEPPQEDPPQECLGRVVVRHQQAPQQARRQQAPHQAPRQQAPEQEDPPQGCLGRVVVRHQQAPRQQTPQQARRQQAPHQAPRQQAPEQEDPEEDANTAEPPPPLPCRYRSLRSLFKTCPLLGCFLKVEQNRSHCCYGHFQLAREFAQRAVAFHYFDGFLDGEHRKRVCILALLNSVRGLQTGVPNLDHVAGLFTTLPWQLKIIPENAGNWLFFKTPPLRYTSMSYTSTNCGTKPPAIWWKKNPFLSIGFEGFDHPPVKYTLFLMDGGDDHHRQLAKDWRLHLFQCQELSLYCLSTGGSLIFAQPEPKLVKKQNPGDGDTSPTDRDPNPVSKIASSKRHRNLPSTSNSSSVPQVPVGNPQGRGRNSMLSFLAVTEGVACRDGETVELQQIKAKKKIGPSFALKNLAKTLFKVCELHPQDVVFKDQKDAQKMYRFNDLSLAGKETMDQ; encoded by the exons ATGGCTAATGCACTACGCTACAGCTACCTAAGAGGTCCAGGAG CCATTGATTCTGATGATCATCGTCCTCTCAAGAAGAGATTCGTGGTTGGTCATCAACAGGCACCGCAGCAGGCACCGCAGGCACCGCAGCAGGCACCGCGGCAACAGGCACTGCAGCAGGCACCGCGGCAACAGGCGCGGCAACAGGCACCGGCGCAAGAGGAACCGCCGCAAGAGGATCCGCCGCAAGAG TGTTTGGGGAGAGTCGTGGTTCGTCATCAACAGGCACCGCAGCAGGCACGACGGCAACAAGCACCGCATCAGGCACCACGGCAACAGGCACCGGAGCAGGAGGATCCGCCGCAAGGG TGTTTGGGGAGAGTCGTGGTTCGTCATCAACAGGCACCGCGGCAACAGACACCGCAGCAGGCACGACGGCAACAAGCACCGCATCAGGCACCACGGCAACAAGCACCAGAGCAGGAGGATCCG GAAGAAGACGCTAATACCGCGGAGCCGCCACCTCCTCTTCCTTGCCGATACAGGTCTCTGCGGAGCCTGTTTAAAACTTGTCCTCTACTCGGCTGTTTCCTGAAAGTTGAGCAAAATCGCAGCCACTGCTGCTACGGCCATTTTCAGTTGGCACGAGAATTTGCCCAACGAGCTGTGGCTTTTCATTACTTCGACGGATTCCTTGATGGAGAACATCGAAAGAGGGTTTGTATCTTGGCTCTGCTGAACAGTGTCCGAGGCTTACAAACAGGTGTTCCAAATCTGGATCACGTTGCTGGATTATTCACCACACTTCCTTGGCAGCTAAAGATCATACCAGAAAATGCAGGAAATTGGCTATTTTTCAAGACACCCCCACTACGCTACACATCGATGAGCTACACATCGACGAACTGTGGCACTAAGCCGCCGGCCATCTGGTGGAAAAAAAATCCATTCCTAAGTATTGGTTTCGAGGGGTTTGATCATCCACCTGTTAAGTACACCCTGTTTCTGATGGATGGTGGTGATGACCATCACAGGCAGTTGGCTAAAGACTGGAGACTCCATCTCTTCCAGTGCCAAGAACTCTCCCTTTACTGCCTCTCAACTGGTGGTAGCTTGATCTTCGCTCAACCAGAACCAAAATTGGTAAAGAAACAAAATCCTGGTGATGGTGATACTTCTCCCACAGACAGAGACCCTAACCCTGTTTCAAAAATTGCTTCTTCAAAACGCCACCGCAACCTGCCTTCTACTTCTAACTCTTCATCTGTACCGCAAGTTCCTGTTGGTAACCCACAAGGCAGAGGCAGA aATTCGATGTTGTCTTTTTTGGCTGTGACGGAAGGGGTTGCATGTCGTGATGGTGAAACTGTAGAGTTGCAACAG ATTAAGGCAAAGAAGAAGATTGGTCCATCATTTGCTCTCAAAAACCTTGCCAAAACTCTGTTTAAG GTCTGTGAGCTTCATCCACAGGATGTTGTTTTCAAGGATCAGAAAGATGCTCAGAAAATGTATAGATTCAATGATCTTTCGCTG GCAGGCAAAGAGACGATGGATCAGTGA
- the LOC106371934 gene encoding probable receptor-like protein kinase At5g18500 isoform X1, whose amino-acid sequence MGSGLNDALSRKYSGLELWEIIVIVLSAIFVLVLAISLWLSFRRRNSRSSSSNQIPVSHQLPPTVSEEIKEIRVDEVSSSNGGGGNGYPSISEKFGHKEPEKGIVVESENGDSSRSGSFNHLEKKDGSSVSSANPMTAPSPLSGLPEFSHLGWGHWFTLRDLQMATNQFSRDNIIGDGGYGVVYRGNLVNGSPVAVKKLLNNLGQADKDFRVEVEAIGHVRHKNLVRLLGYCMEGTQRMLVYEYVNNGNLEQWLRGDNQNHEYLTWEARLKILIGTAKALAYLHEAIEPKVVHRDIKSSNILIDDKFNSKISDFGLAKLLGADKSFITTRVMGTFGYVAPEYANSGLLNEKSDVYSFGVVLLEAITGRYPVDYARPPPEVHLVEWLKMMVQQRRSEEVIDPNLNTKPSTSALKRTLLTALRCVDPMSEKRPRMSQVARMLESEEYPIPREDRRRRKSENGPTRESDPPRNSTDTDKSEFQDQKPEAG is encoded by the exons ATGGGATCTGGTTTAAACGATGCATTATCTAGGAAGTACAGCGGTTTGGAGCTCTGGGAGATCATAGTGATTGTTCTCTCTGCAATATTCGTTTTAGTGTTAGCTATATCGTTATGGCTTAGTTTCAGAAGAAGAAACtctagatcttcttcttctaatcAGATCCCTGTTAGCCACCAGCTTCCTCCTACTGTCTCCGaagagattaaagagattagagtCGACGAGGTTTCCTCAAGCAACGGTGGTGGTGGCAATGGATATCCTTCCATTAGTGAGAAGTTTGGGCACAAAGAACCTGAAAAAGGGATAGTAGTGGAGTCAGAGAATGGTGATAGTAGCAGGTCAGGCTCGTTTAATCACTTGGAGAAGAAAGATGGATCAAGCGTGTCTTCTGCTAATCCTATGACGGCTCCGTCTCCTTTATCTGGCCTTCCTGAGTTTTCTCACCTCGGATGGGGGCATTGGTTTACTCTCAGAGATCTTCAGATGGCTACGAACCAGTTCTCGAGGGATAATATAATTGGTGATGGTGGGTATGGAGTTGTGTACCGTGGTAACCTTGTTAATGGTTCTCCTGTTGCCGTCAAAAAGTTGCTCAACAATCT AGGACAAGCTGACAAAGACTTCAGAGTAGAGGTTGAAGCTATAGGTCATGTTCGCCACAAGAACTTGGTCCGTCTTCTTGGATATTGCATGGAAGGAACGCAGAG GATGCTGGTGTATGAGTATGTTAACAACGGAAACTTGGAGCAATGGCTACGTGGAGACAATCAAAACCACGAGTATCTAACTTGGGAGGCACGGTTAAAGATTCTTATTGGAACAGCCAAAGC GCTTGCTTACCTTCACGAGGCGATTGAGCCAAAAGTGGTGCACAGAGACATAAAGTCAAGCAACATTCTGATTGATGACAAATTCAATTCTAAAATTTCTGACTTTGGACTTGCCAAGCTGCTTGGTGCTGATAAAAGTTTTATAACTACTAGAGTTATGGGTACCTTTGG tTATGTAGCTCCAGAGTATGCGAACTCTGGTCTTCTGAATGAGAAAAGTGATGTCTATAGCTTTGGTGTTGTACTATTGGAAGCTATAACTGGTAGATATCCTGTAGACTATGCTCGCCCACCACCTGAG GTACATTTGGTGGAATGGCTGAAGATGATGGTCCAACAGAGACGTTCAGAAGAAGTGATTGACCCAAACCTCAACACGAAACCATCTACCAGTGCCTTGAAAAGAACACTCTTGACTGCTTTGAGATGTGTTGATCCAATGTCTGAGAAACGACCAAGGATGAGCCAAGTTGCACGTATGCTTGAATCAGAGGAGTACCCAATTCCTAGGGAG GATAGAAGAAGACGAAAGAGTGAGAATGGACCAACAAGAGAGTCAGATCCTCCTAGGAACAGCACAGACACTGACAAGAGCGAGTTCCAAGACCAAAAGCCTGAAGCTGGATAA
- the LOC125593069 gene encoding uncharacterized protein LOC125593069 encodes MEVIVRASNKRSLFLIFLVSLVLFRSQKFTQVSAVNYTKPHRQVSSLRAERIQKHLNKINKTPVFTIQSPDGDVIYCVPKRKQPALDHPLLKHHKIQRAPTRMPQMMGKERTDDVKEAANLLESAWQMWHVNGTRCPKGTVPIRRNTMNDVLRAKHYLTLAKSDVVLTLLGGQKSLMPFGTSGHEDQSQHPRFCATQGKERSDLVASSPSKPWTMKMRPRGGAHEVPDRWISNEESTIIAFSSDKKFQLDIAIFRVDEVLFKIIIFKLLQHI; translated from the exons ATGGAGGTTATTGTTCGTGCATCCAACAAGAGAAGTCTATTTCTAATCTTCCTTGTTTCTCTGGTTCTCTTTCGAAGTCAGAAGTTTACACAAGTCTCAGCTGTTAACTATACCAAACCGCATAGACAAGTAAGTAGCTTGAGAGCTGAGAGGATCCAAAAGCACTTAAACAAGATCAACAAGACTCCTGTCTTCACCATCCAG AGTCCAGATGGTGATGTAATATATTGTGTACCAAAAAGAAAGCAGCCAGCTTTGGATCATCCACTCTTAAAGCATCACAAGATTCAG AGAGCACCGACGAGAATGCCGCAGATGATGGGAAAGGAGAGAACCGATGATGTTAAAGAAGCAGCCAATCTATTGGAAAGTGCATGGCAAATGTGGCACGTGAACGGCACGAGGTGCCCCAAGGGAACTGTTCCCATACGACGGAACACAATGAATGATGTGCTCAGAGCCAAGCATTATTTGACTTTGGCAAAAAGCGATGTAGTATTGACCTTGCTCGGAGGACAGAAAAGCCTGATGCCCTTTGGCACTAGTGGACACGAG GATCAGTCACAACATCCGCGCTTCTGTGCAACACAAGGAAAGGAACGCTCAGATCTTGTAGCTTCTTCCCCAAGTAAGCCGTGGACCATGAAGATGAGGCCACGCGGCGGAGCACACGAAGTGCCAGATCGTTGGATTTCAAATGAGGAAAGTACGATAATAGCCTTCAGTAGTGATAAGAAGTTCCAGCTAGACATCGCTATATTTCGAGTAGACGAagtattattcaaaataataattttcaaacTTTTGCAACATATATAG
- the LOC111214002 gene encoding F-box/LRR-repeat protein At1g48400-like isoform X1, with the protein MKTFSRDLISSLPDELLGKILSLVPTKEAASTSILSKRWKNLLCLVDSLCFDDSMFMYPTKEGVASCGAAHRFLDFVDKTSALLNNSPIIKKLSLSRGHVYGSRCHAAACTHDHVKLCLDRCIWTAMERGLLELHLHADTCCGIHIMQELFTCKTLVTLTLSGNHLIHVLERVFLPALKSLSMLSFSAIDHPDYCRLIDGCPVLEDLFISDADPLKPSYCGEHVESETIKRLVVFVNLPKGYHPEGTYLRAPNLVQLDYSCYVSENHWFDDLDSLVQVWLDLRLWESTYDYDYDDEDDDEAAAAADDDDDSFNDKHKVAIIGDVSHLVAGIRNITTLHLSPDSLEAFHFCCESMPMFNNLLNLSIESDKEKGWQVMPLLLNSCPNLHTLVIKGLVHRITNRCGDACACIPKKQRKILEEEKTISCLWTCQVKVLEILEYGGSFEELNQMMHFLGKLECLETVKVGVNSDKDDQIEFLRANLLTLPKASSKCDIQFS; encoded by the exons ATGAAAACGTTTTCTAGAGATTTGATAAGTAGTTTGCCAGATGAGCTTCTTGGCAAAATCCTGTCTTTGGTTCCGACAAAAGAGGCTGCTTCTACATCGATCCTGTCCAAGAGGTGGAAGAATCTGCTGTGTCTTGTAGACAGCCTTTGTTTTGATGATTCGATGTTTATGTATCCCACCAAGGAAGGAGTCGCATCATGTGGTGCAGCACATCGCTTCTTAGATTTCGTGGACAAGACTTCTGCTCTGTTAAACAATTCTCCTATCATCAAAAAATTATCTCTGTCTCGCGGACATGTATATGGCAGTCGCTGTCACGCAGCAGCGTGTACGCATGATCATGTGAAACTTTGTTTGGACCGTTGCATTTGGACTGCTATGGAGCGGGGTTTATTGGAACTACACTTGCACGCTGACACTTGTTGTGGTATTCATATAATGCAAGAGTTGTTTACGTGCAAGACATTGGTTACGCTCACACTATCCGGTAACCATCTTATTCACGTCCTTGAGCGTGTTTTTCTTCCAGCGCTCAAATCACTTTCTATGTTATCATTTTCAGCCATTGATCATCCGGACTATTGTCGGCTCATAGATGGCTGCCCTGTGCTGGAAGACTTGTTCATAAGTGATGCTGATCCTTTGAAACCGTCATATTGTGGTGAGCACGTGGAAAGCGAAACTATCAAGCGGCTTGTGGTTTTTGTCAATCTTCCAAAAGGTTATCACCCCGAAGGAACTTATTTGAGAGCACCCAATCTTGTGCAACTGGACTATTCTTGTTATGTATCCGAGAATCATTGGTTTGATGATTTGGATTCGCTTGTCCAAGTCTGGCTGGATCTCAGGTTATGGGAGTCAACTTATGATTATGATTAcgatgatgaggatgatgatgaggctgctgctgctgctgatgatgatgatgattcctTTAATGATAAACATAAGGTAGCTATAATTGGTGATGTTTCACACCTAGTTGCGGGTATACGCAATATTACAACCCTTCACTTGTCTCCTGATTCTCTTGAG GCTTTTCATTTCTGCTGTGAATCCATGCCAATGTTCAACAACCTCCTTAATTTATCGATCGAGAGTGACAAGGAAAAAGGTTGGCAAGTAATGCCACTTCTGCTCAATAGTTGTCCAAATCTACACACTTTAGTCATCAAG GGTCTTGTGCACAGAATAACAAATAGATGCGGAGATGCATGTGCTTGCATCCCTAAGAAGCAGAGGAAGATTTTGGAGGAGGAGAAGACAATAAGTTGTTTATGGACATGTCAAGTGAAGGTGCTAGAGATTTTAGAGTATGGAGGTTCTTTTGAAGAGCTGAACCAGATGATGCATTTCTTAGGTAAGTTGGAATGTCTTGAAACTGTTAAAGTTGGTGTTAACTCGGACAAAGACGACCAGATTGAGTTCTTGCGAGCTAATCTACTGACTCTCCCCAAAGCTTCATCAAAGTGTGACATCCAATTCAGCTGA
- the LOC111214002 gene encoding F-box/LRR-repeat protein At1g48400-like isoform X2, protein MKTFSRDLISSLPDELLGKILSLVPTKEAASTSILSKRWKNLLCLVDSLCFDDSMFMYPTKEGVASCGAAHRFLDFVDKTSALLNNSPIIKKLSLSRGHVYGSRCHAAACTHDHVKLCLDRCIWTAMERGLLELHLHADTCCGIHIMQELFTCKTLVTLTLSAIDHPDYCRLIDGCPVLEDLFISDADPLKPSYCGEHVESETIKRLVVFVNLPKGYHPEGTYLRAPNLVQLDYSCYVSENHWFDDLDSLVQVWLDLRLWESTYDYDYDDEDDDEAAAAADDDDDSFNDKHKVAIIGDVSHLVAGIRNITTLHLSPDSLEAFHFCCESMPMFNNLLNLSIESDKEKGWQVMPLLLNSCPNLHTLVIKGLVHRITNRCGDACACIPKKQRKILEEEKTISCLWTCQVKVLEILEYGGSFEELNQMMHFLGKLECLETVKVGVNSDKDDQIEFLRANLLTLPKASSKCDIQFS, encoded by the exons ATGAAAACGTTTTCTAGAGATTTGATAAGTAGTTTGCCAGATGAGCTTCTTGGCAAAATCCTGTCTTTGGTTCCGACAAAAGAGGCTGCTTCTACATCGATCCTGTCCAAGAGGTGGAAGAATCTGCTGTGTCTTGTAGACAGCCTTTGTTTTGATGATTCGATGTTTATGTATCCCACCAAGGAAGGAGTCGCATCATGTGGTGCAGCACATCGCTTCTTAGATTTCGTGGACAAGACTTCTGCTCTGTTAAACAATTCTCCTATCATCAAAAAATTATCTCTGTCTCGCGGACATGTATATGGCAGTCGCTGTCACGCAGCAGCGTGTACGCATGATCATGTGAAACTTTGTTTGGACCGTTGCATTTGGACTGCTATGGAGCGGGGTTTATTGGAACTACACTTGCACGCTGACACTTGTTGTGGTATTCATATAATGCAAGAGTTGTTTACGTGCAAGACATTGGTTACGCTCACACTATCCG CCATTGATCATCCGGACTATTGTCGGCTCATAGATGGCTGCCCTGTGCTGGAAGACTTGTTCATAAGTGATGCTGATCCTTTGAAACCGTCATATTGTGGTGAGCACGTGGAAAGCGAAACTATCAAGCGGCTTGTGGTTTTTGTCAATCTTCCAAAAGGTTATCACCCCGAAGGAACTTATTTGAGAGCACCCAATCTTGTGCAACTGGACTATTCTTGTTATGTATCCGAGAATCATTGGTTTGATGATTTGGATTCGCTTGTCCAAGTCTGGCTGGATCTCAGGTTATGGGAGTCAACTTATGATTATGATTAcgatgatgaggatgatgatgaggctgctgctgctgctgatgatgatgatgattcctTTAATGATAAACATAAGGTAGCTATAATTGGTGATGTTTCACACCTAGTTGCGGGTATACGCAATATTACAACCCTTCACTTGTCTCCTGATTCTCTTGAG GCTTTTCATTTCTGCTGTGAATCCATGCCAATGTTCAACAACCTCCTTAATTTATCGATCGAGAGTGACAAGGAAAAAGGTTGGCAAGTAATGCCACTTCTGCTCAATAGTTGTCCAAATCTACACACTTTAGTCATCAAG GGTCTTGTGCACAGAATAACAAATAGATGCGGAGATGCATGTGCTTGCATCCCTAAGAAGCAGAGGAAGATTTTGGAGGAGGAGAAGACAATAAGTTGTTTATGGACATGTCAAGTGAAGGTGCTAGAGATTTTAGAGTATGGAGGTTCTTTTGAAGAGCTGAACCAGATGATGCATTTCTTAGGTAAGTTGGAATGTCTTGAAACTGTTAAAGTTGGTGTTAACTCGGACAAAGACGACCAGATTGAGTTCTTGCGAGCTAATCTACTGACTCTCCCCAAAGCTTCATCAAAGTGTGACATCCAATTCAGCTGA
- the LOC106371935 gene encoding uncharacterized protein LOC106371935, with amino-acid sequence MFCDCFYWNQENSELEWDSSESKPFSLPSPLPRWPQGTGFATGKINLGEIQVVKVTEFDRVWKCSKSRGGKTRCASFYKPVGIPEGFHCLGHYCQANNQPLRGFVLAARANHPDKDDHRPALKKPVNYTLVWSSDSDCYFWLPNPPVGYKAVGVIVTDEAEEPDTEEVRCVREDLTETCETRERILGVGSFNVWSTEPCSRGIWSRGVAVGSFFCSTNHNKADMNISCLKNLDPTLQGMPNLDQVHALIQHYGPTVYFHPEETYLPSSVPWFFKNGALLYRFGKPGGEPINSTGSNLPSGGQNDGSYWIDLPQEDEEATNNLKKGNIESSELYVHVKPALGGIFTDVVMWIFCPFNGPATLKIGLLTVPMNRIGEHVGDWEHFTFRISNFNGELTQMFFSQHSGGGWVDVSDLEFVKGSNKPVVYSSKHGHASFPHPGMYLQGSSKLGIGVRNDVGKSEFVVDSSQRQRYRVVAAEYLGEGVVLEPCWLQYMREWGPTIVYDSAAEIDKIINLLPLIVRFSIENLFPIALYGEEGPTGPKEKDNWEGDEIC; translated from the exons ATGTTTTGTGATTGCTTCTACTGGAACCAAGAAAACTCCGAGTTGGAATGGGACTCGTCCGAGTCAAAGCCTTTCTCGCTTCCGTCTCCTCTTCCTCGATGGCCACAAG GCACAGGTTTTGCTACCGGAAAGATAAACCTCGGAGAGATTCAAGTTGTGAAAGTCACTGAGTTTGATAGAGTTTGGAAATGTAGCAAGTCGCGTGGCGGTAAAACAAGATGTGCCTCTTTTTACAAACCTGTGGGGATACCAGAAGGTTTCCATTGCCTTGGCCATTATTGTCAGGCAAACAACCAGCCGTTGAGAGGCTTTGTTCTTGCAGCTCGGGCTAACCATCCGGATAAGGATGATCATCGTCCTGCACTGAAGAAACCAGTGAACTATACTTTAGTTTGGAGTTCAGACTCAGACTGCTACTTCTGGTTGCCTAATCCTCCGGTTGGCTACAAAGCCGTGGGAGTTATCGTCACAGACGAAGCAGAGGAGCCTGACACTGAAGAAGTGAGATGTGTAAGAGAGGATCTCACAGAGACTTGTGAAACACGCGAGAGGATTCTCGGCGTTGGATCCTTTAACGTGTGGAGCACGGAACCGTGCTCCAGAGGGATTTGGTCACGAGGCGTGGCGGTTGGGTCATTCTTTTGCTCTACTAATCATAACAAAGCCGACATGAACATTTCCTGTTTGAAAAACCTTGATCCTACCTTACAAGGGATGCCTAATCTTGACCAAGTCCATGCGCTTATTCAGCACTACGGACCAACGGTCTACTTCCACCCTGAAGAGACTTACTTACCTTCCTCCGTACCATGGTTCTTTAAAAACGGTGCTTTGTTATACCGGTTTGGTAAACCGGGAGGAGAACCGATTAACTCAACCGGTTCGAACTTGCCATCAGGTGGACAAAACGACGGGAGCTACTGGATTGATCTCCCTCAAGAAGATGAGGAAGCTACAAACAATCTAAAGAAAGGGAACATAGAGAGCTCAGAGCTTTACGTCCACGTGAAGCCAGCGCTCGGTGGGATCTTCACTGACGTTGTTATGTGGATCTTCTGCCCCTTTAACGGTCCCGCCACGCTTAAGATCGGTCTTCTCACCGTCCCCATGAACCGCATCGGTGAGCACGTTGGTGACTGGGAGCATTTCACGTTCCGGATAAGCAACTTCAACGGCGAGCTTACTCAGATGTTCTTCTCGCAGCACAGCGGCGGCGGGTGGGTTGATGTCTCTGATCTCGAGTTTGTTAAAGGAAGCAACAAGCCGGTTGTGTACTCTTCTAAGCACGGACACGCGAGTTTCCCTCACCCGGGGATGTATCTCCAAGGCTCGTCCAAGCTTGGGATTGGAGTGAGAAACGATGTAGGGAAGAGCGAGTTTGTGGTGGATTCTAGTCAGAGACAGAGGTATAGAGTCGTGGCGGCTGAGTATTTAGGGGAAGGAGTGGTTTTGGAGCCGTGCTGGCTGCAGTACATGAGAGAGTGGGGACCAACTATAGTGTATGATTCTGCAGCTGAGATCGATAAGATCATTAATCTTTTGCCTTTGATTGTGAGGTTTTCTATTGAGAATTTGTTTCCTATTGCGCTTTATGGAGAGGAAGGTCCTACGGGACCAAAGGAGAAGGATAACTGGGAGGGAGATGAGATATGTTGA